The proteins below are encoded in one region of Tsuneonella sp. CC-YZS046:
- a CDS encoding alpha/beta hydrolase: MTKTEKLLFVHGAAGDARIWEPVIARLPGWMESNPITLTYFGPDAWPDDGGRFGIGLHKADIIAAARQAGGPVHLVCWSYAVQAGLAALLAEPDLFASAVLYEGARPFHIVDEAERGAFAQSAETIFGALAGVLQADGPDATIPALFGSHYEKMPEARRAIYLSNARMMPLLFSSTDPGKITREDLARIDTPCCCAMGTESQPAFTIATRALADAMPRGSLSIVDGADHFLPEIGPDRFAQLVTDWVSGLRTNSGS; this comes from the coding sequence ATGACGAAGACCGAGAAGCTGCTGTTCGTGCATGGCGCGGCGGGCGATGCCCGCATCTGGGAGCCGGTGATTGCCCGCCTTCCCGGCTGGATGGAAAGCAACCCTATCACCCTCACCTATTTCGGCCCCGATGCCTGGCCCGACGATGGCGGACGCTTCGGGATCGGGCTTCACAAGGCAGACATCATCGCCGCCGCAAGACAGGCCGGGGGGCCGGTCCATCTGGTGTGCTGGTCCTATGCTGTGCAGGCCGGGCTTGCCGCGCTGCTCGCCGAGCCGGACCTGTTCGCATCGGCCGTGCTCTATGAAGGGGCGCGGCCCTTTCATATCGTGGATGAAGCGGAGCGAGGCGCCTTCGCCCAGAGCGCGGAGACGATCTTCGGCGCTCTGGCAGGGGTGCTGCAGGCCGATGGCCCGGACGCCACCATCCCCGCGCTGTTCGGCAGCCATTATGAAAAGATGCCAGAAGCGCGCCGCGCGATCTACCTGTCCAACGCCAGGATGATGCCGCTGCTGTTCTCAAGCACCGATCCCGGCAAGATCACGCGAGAGGATCTGGCCAGGATCGATACGCCCTGCTGCTGCGCGATGGGAACGGAAAGCCAGCCTGCCTTCACCATCGCAACCAGGGCATTGGCCGATGCAATGCCGCGCGGGAGCCTCTCGATCGTGGACGGCGCGGACCATTTTCTGCCTGAGATCGGCCCTGATCGCTTTGCGCAACTCGTGACGGACTGGGTATCCGGGTTACGGACAAACAGCGGAAGCTGA
- a CDS encoding J domain-containing protein: MARPRRSLDWGFPRWRGYGSSREAANVRLCDRHGCDEPGNCPAPKAPNSPERWYFCQGHAAEYNAKWDYFAGLDKAEAEERAKAEKRDNSGYREAAHYGWAGSGDGSRSADEMQALDVLGLDSDADFDAIKRAWRNKAKEVHPDVRPGDAEAAKAFQAYQLAYEVLRQSEERREWKG; the protein is encoded by the coding sequence ATGGCCCGTCCGAGGCGTTCCCTGGATTGGGGCTTTCCCCGCTGGCGCGGCTACGGCTCCTCGCGGGAGGCCGCCAATGTGCGTCTGTGCGATCGGCATGGATGCGACGAGCCAGGCAATTGCCCCGCGCCAAAGGCCCCGAATAGCCCTGAGCGCTGGTATTTCTGCCAAGGCCACGCGGCGGAATACAATGCCAAGTGGGACTATTTCGCCGGTCTTGACAAGGCCGAAGCGGAAGAACGCGCTAAGGCCGAGAAACGGGACAATTCCGGCTATCGGGAAGCGGCGCATTATGGCTGGGCGGGTTCCGGCGATGGCAGCCGCAGCGCTGACGAGATGCAGGCGCTGGATGTGCTCGGGCTGGACAGCGACGCGGATTTCGACGCGATAAAGCGCGCTTGGCGCAATAAGGCCAAGGAAGTGCATCCCGATGTGCGGCCCGGCGATGCCGAGGCGGCCAAGGCGTTCCAGGCTTATCAGCTCGCTTATGAGGTGCTGCGTCAGTCCGAGGAACGGCGGGAGTGGAAGGGCTAG